The genomic region GCGGTCCGCACCGCCCTCCAGGACGCCGGCATCGACTACGACTCCGCCGACGCCAACTTCGTCCCGACCATGCAGGTCGAGCTGGACGAGGAGGGCGCCAAGAAGATCTTCAAGCTGATCGACGCGCTGGAGGACAGCGACGACGTGCAGAACGTCTTCGCCAACTTCGACGTCAGCGACGAGGTCATGGAGAAGGTCGGCGCGTAACGCCGCCGCGGGCTCCGCAGGACCCAACGGGCCGACGGGACACACCCCGTCGGCCCGTCGCGTTGTCGGTGGCACCCGATAGCCTGCGTGAACAGGCGATCGAGAGGGAGGGCGCGTGCGCGTTCTGGGGGTGGACCCGGGCCTGACCCGGTGCGGTGTCGGCGTGGTCGAGGGCGTCGCCGGGCGGCCGCTCACCATGGTCGGCGTCGGCGTCGTCCGCACGCCCGTGGACGCGGACCTCGGCCACCGCCTCGTCGCCATCGAGCAGGGCATCGAACAGTGGCTGGACGAGCACCGGCCCGAGTGCGTCGCCGTGGAGCGCGTCTTCAGCCAGCACAACGTCCGTACGGTGATGGGCACGGCCCAGGCCAGCGCCGTCGCCATGCTCTGTGCCGCCCGCCGCGGCATTCCCGTCGCCCTGCACACCCCCAGCGAGGTCAAGGCCGCCGTCACCGGCAGCGGCCGGGCCGACAAGGCCCAGGTGGGCGCCATGGTGACCCGCCTGCTCCGGCTCAGCGCACCGCCCAAGCCCGCCGACGCGGCCGACGCCCTCGCCCTCGCCATCTGCCACATCTGGCGCGCCCCCGCGCAGAACCGACTCCAGCAGGCCGTCGCCCTGCACACATCGAAAGGCCGTACGGCATGATCGCCTTCGTCAGCGGCACCGTCGCCGCGCTCGCCCCCGACGCCGCGGTCGTCGAGGTCGGCGGCGTCGGCATGGCCGTCCAGTGCACGCCGAACACGCTGTCCACGCTCCGCACGGGCCAGCCCGCCAAGCTGCACACCTCCCTCGTCGTACGGGAGGACTCACTGACCCTGTACGGCTTCGCCGACGACGACGAGCGGCAGACCTTCGAGCTGCTCCAGACGGCCAGCGGCGTGGGACCGCGGCTCGCCCAGTCGATGCTCGCCGTGCACACCCCGGACGCCCTGCGCCGGGCCGTCGCCACCGGCGACGAGAAGGCGCTCACCGCCGTCCCCGGCATCGGCAAGAAGGGCGCGCAGAAGCTGCTGTTGGAGCTGAAGGACCGGCTCGGCGAACCGGTCGGCACGCCCGCCGTCGGTACACCCGCCGGCGACGGCTGGCGCGACCAGCTGCACGCCGCCCTGATCGGCCTCGGCTACGCGACCCGGGAGGCCGACGAGGCCGTGGCCGCCGTCGCTCCGCAGGCCGAGGCGGCAGGGGGCACGCCGCAGGTGGGACAGCTGCTGAAGGCGGCCCTGCAGACCCTGAACCGCGCCCGATAGTACGCACCGAGATTCCGAGGCACACTCCATGAACTGGGACGACACGACCGACGCCGATGCCGCCGAGCGGCTGGTGGACTCCGTCGCCGACCGTGAGGACCAGGCCGTCGAGGCCGCCCTGCGCCCCAAGGACCTGGGCGAGTTCATCGGCCAGGAGAAGGTCCGCGAGCAGCTCGACCTCGTCCTGCGCGCCGCACGCGCGCGTGGTGCCACCGCGGACCACGTGCTGCTCTCCGGCGCCCCCGGCCTCGGCAAGACCACCCTGTCGATGATCATCGCGGCCGAGATGGGCGCCCCCATCCGCATCACCTCGGGCCCCGCCATCCAGCACGCCGGCGACCTCGCCGCGATCCTCTCCTCCCTCCAGGAGGGCGAGGTCCTCTTCCTCGACGAGATCCACCGCATGTCCCGGCCCGCCGAGGAGATGCTGTACATGGCGATGGAGGACTTCCGCGTCGACGTCATCGTCGGCAAGGGCCCCGGCGCCACCGCCATCCCGCTGGAGCTGCCCCCCTTCACCCTGGTCGGCGCCACCACGCGCGCGGGCCTGCTGCCGCCCCCGCTGCGCGACCGCTTCGGCTTCACCGCGCACATGGAGTTCTACGAACCGGCCGAACTGGAACGGGTCATCCACCGCTCCGCCGACCTCCTCGAGGTCGAGATCGAGCCGGACGGCGCCGCCGAGATCGCCGGGCGTTCCCGCGGCACGCCCCGCATCGCCAACCGTCTGCTGCGCCGCGTCCGGGACTACGCGCAGGTCAAGGCCGACGGCCTGATCACCAAGGACATCGCGGCCGCCGCCCTCGCCGTCTACGAGGTGGACGGCCGCGGCCTCGACCGCCTCGACCGGGGCGTGCTGGAAGCCCTGCTCAAGCTGTTCGGCGGCGGCCCCGTGGGCCTGTCCACGCTCGCGGTCGCGGTGGGGGAGGAGCGTGAGACCGTGGAGGAGGTCGCCGAGCCCTTCCTGGTGCGCGAGGGCCTGCTGGCCCGCACCCCGCGCGGCCGGGTCGCCACCCCCGCCGCATGGGCACATCTCGGCCTCACCCCGCCCCGTTCCCAGACCGCCGGAAACGGACAACAGGACCTGTTCGGGGCGTGACGGCGCCGTCACCGCTCCGGGACGGCGCGGCCAGTGGCCGGAGCAGGAACCCCGGTGCCATGCTGAGCGTTGTTCCATGCGCGCGGACTCGCTTAGACTCCGCCGATGCCGCCTTTGTCGGCGGCGTACACACCCCCAACCATCTGGCCGCTCACAGCGCGGTCGTGTGAAGGAAGTACCGACCCGTGAGTCTCCTGACCCTCCTCCCGTTCATCGTGCTCATCGGGGCCATGTTCCTGATGACCCGGTCGGCCAAGAAGAAGCAGCAGCAGGCCGTGGAGATGCGGAACCAAATGCAGCCCGGCAGCGGTGTCCGCACCATCGGGGGCATGTACGCCACGGTCAAGGAGGTGAACGAGGACACCGTCCTCGTCGACGCCGGTCCGGGCGTCGAGCTCCTCTTCGCCAAGAACGCCATCGGTGCCGTCCTCACCGACGACGAGTACAACCGCATCGTCCACGGCATCGAGCACGACCTGAAGTCCGACGCCGACCTCGTCCCGGACGACGCCTCCTCCCTCACCGAGACCGGCGACTCCGCCGCCGACGCCGACGCTGACGACAAGGCCGTCGACCTCGGCAAGAAGGACGCGGCCGACGAGCAGCCCGACGACGCCCCGGCCGGCGAGGCGAAGACGGACGAAGAGCCGAAGAAGACCGACGGCGACTCCGAGGCGAAGTAGTCGCGTCCCGGGGTGCGCGGGCCCGGCCCGCGCACCCCGGGACACGACCGGCTCGCACGGAATCCCGACACCATGTCATGGCCGCCCGTCCGCCGATCCGGAGCGCGGCGGCCCGAGAGGGAGTACGAGAAGGTGGCCACACCTAAAAAGGGCCGGAGCGCGAGCGCCCAGAGCAAGCCGGGGCGCTCGCTGGCCCTGATCCTGATCGCCATCGCGGCGCTCACCGGTGGGATGTTCGCCTCGGGACACACGACACCGCGTCTCGGCATCGACCTGGCCGGCGGTACGAGCATCACGCTCGAAGCGGTTCCCGAGGCCGGCAACGAGGCGGCGATCAACAAGACCAACATGGACACCGCCGTCTCCATCATGGAGCGCCGTGTCAATGGTCTGGGCGTCTCCGAGGCCGAGGTCCAGACGCAGGGCCGGGACAACATCATCGTCAACATCCCCAAGGGCACGAACTCCGAGCAGGCCCGCAAGCAGGTCGGCACCACCGCCAAGCTGTACTTCCGCCCGGTCATCGCCACCGAGGTCTCCGGCGGCCCCGGCGCGGCCAGCCCCTCGCCGAGCCCCACGGGAAGCCCCTCGGACAGGCCGTCCGGCAAGGCCACCGACAAGCCCGAGGCCACCGACAAGGGCTCCGCCTCCCCGTCCGCCTCTCCCACCACGCAGGGCCGCGCGGTCACGGACGCCCTGAAGGCCGACGCGACGCCGTCCGCGAGCGTCTCGGACAAGGCGAAGGCCAGCCCCTCCCCGTCCGCGTCCGGCGGCGGTGCCGCCGACGACGCGAGCAAGCTCCAGGAGCAGTACGCCAAGCTCGACTGCACCAACGCGCAGACCCGCTCCAAGGTGGGCGACGGCGTCAAGGCCTCCCAGCCCACCCTGGCCTGCGGCAAGAACTCGCAGGGGCAGTGGCAGAAGTACATCCTCGGCCCCGCCGAGGTCGACGGCACCGACGTCGACAAGGCCCAGGCCGTCCTGAACACCCAGAGCGGTGCGGGCTGGACGGTCACGATGGACTTCACCGACGCGGGCGGCAAGAAGTTCGCGGACATCACCGGCAAGCTGGCGAAGAACCAGTCGCCGCAGAACCAGTTCGCGATCGTCCTCGACGGCGACGTGGTCTCCGACCCGTACGTGCGGCAGGCGCTGACCGGCGGCAACGCGGAGATCTCCGGCAACTTCAACCAGCAGTCCGCCCAGGACCTCGCCAACATGCTGAGCTACGGTGCGCTGCCGCTGACCTTCAGGGAGGACAGCGTTTCGACCGTCACCGCCGCGCTCGGCGGTGACCAGCTGAAGGCCGGTCTGATCGCCGGTGCGATCGGCCTCGCGCTGGTCGTCATCTACCTGCTGCTCTACTACCGCGGCCTGGCGTTCATCGCGATCCTCTCGCTGCTGGTCTCCGCCGCCCTGACCTACACGATCATGGCGTTGCTCGGCCCGACCATCAATTTCGCGCTGAATCTGCCGGCCGTGTGCGGTGCCATCGTGGCGATCGGCATCACGGCGGACTCGTTCATCGTGTACTTCGAACGCGTCCGCGACGAGATCCGGGAGGGCCGCACGCTGCGCCCCGCCGTCGAGCGGGCCTGGCCGCGCGCCCGGCGCACCATCCTGGTCTCCGACTTCGTGTCGTTCCTCGCCGCCGCGGTGCTCTTCATCGTCACCGTCGGCAAGGTCCAGGGCTTCGCGTTCACGCTCGGCCTGACCACCCTGCTCGACGTGGTCGTCGTGTTCCTCTTCACCAAGCCGCTGCTGACGCTGATGGCCCGCCGCCCGTTCTTCGCGAACGGCCACAAGTGGTCCGGCCTCGACCCGAAGAGCCTGGGTGCGAAGCCCCCGCTGCGCCGCACCCGCCGCCCCGCCGCCCCCGTCGACACCAAGGAGGCCTGAGATGTCGAAACTCGGCACCCTCGGCGCCCGACTGCACCGTGGCGAGGTCGGCTACGACTTCGTCAAGAACCGCAAGATCTGGTACGGCCTCTCCATCCTGATCACCATCACGGCCATCGTCGGCCTGGCGGTCCGCGGCCTGAACATGGGCATCGAGTTCCAGGGCGGCGCCGTCTTCAACACCCCGAAGAACACCAGTGCCTCGGTGTCCCAGGCGGAGCGGTACGCGGAAGAGGCCTCCGGCCACGACGCGATCGTCCAGAAGCTCGGCGACGGCAGCCTGCGCATCCAGGTGGCCGGCATCGACACCGGTGCGGCCGACAAGATCAAGGACAAGCTCTCCGACGACCTCAAGATCGACGCGGAGCAGATCAACGCCGAACTGGTCGGCCCCAGCTGGGGTGACCAGATCGCCAGCAAGGCCTGGCAGGGCCTCGGCATCTTCCTGGTCCTCGTGGTGATCTACCTGGCGATCGCCTTCGAGTGGCGCATGGCGCTCGCCGCGTTCGTCGCCCTGATCCACGACATCACCATCACGGTCGGCATCTACGCCCTGGTCGGGTTCGAGGTCACACCGGGCACGGTGATCGGTCTGCTGACCATCCTCGGCTACTCGCTCTACGACACGGTCGTGGTCTTCGACAGCCTCAAGGAACAGACCAAGGACATCACCAAGCAGACCCGCTGGACCTACAGCGACGTCGCCAACCGCTCGATCAACAGCACCCTGGTCCGCTCCATCAACACCACGGTGGTCGCACTGCTGCCGGTGGCGGGCCTGCTGTTCATCGGTGGCGGTGTCCTCGGCGCCGGCATGCTGAACGACATCTCGCTGTCGCTGTTCGTCGGCCTCGCCGCCGGTGCGTACTCCTCGATCTTCATCGCCACGCCGCTCGTCGCCGACCTCAAGGAGCGCGAGCCGCAGCTGAAGGCCCTCAGGAAGCGCGTCCTCGCCAAGCGGGCCCAGTCCGGCGTCCAGGGCGAGACCGAGGCCCACGGCGCCGACGAGTCGTACGACGGCGAGCCCGAGGACGCCGCGCCCGCGGTCGTCGGCCCCCGCAACCAGCCCGCGTCCCGCAGCCGGGGCCGTGGCCGTCCCTCGGGGAAGCGCCGATGACCGACATCAGGGAGCTGCTGCTCAGCCGCATCAGGGACGTGGCGGACTACCCGGAGCCGGGCGTGATGTTCAAGGACATCACCCCGCTCCTGGCGGACCCGGCGGCGTTCACCGCGCTCACCGACGCCCTCGCCGAGATCGCCGAGCGCACCGGTGCCACCAAGGTCGTCGGCCTGGAGGCCCGGGGCTTCATCCTCGGCGCCCCGGTCGCCGTCCGCGCCGGCATCGGCTTCATCCCCGTACGCAAGGCGGGCAAGCTCCCCGGAGCCACCCTCGGCCAGGCCTACGACCTGGAGTACGGCTCGGCGGAGATCGAGGTGCACGCCGAGGACCTGAGCGCCGACGACCGTGTCCTGGTCGTCGACGACGTCCTCGCCACCGGCGGCACCGCCGAGGCCTCGGTCCAGCTCATCCGCCGGGCCGGCGCCGAGGTCGCGGGCCTCGCCGTCCTCATGGAGCTCGGCTTCCTGAGCGGCCGCGCCCGCCTGGAACCGGCGCTGAACGGTGCCCCGCTGGAGGCGCTGCTCACGGTCTAGGAAGCCCACGGCAGCCCGGTGACACCGCCACGCCACCGGCACGACACCGCGGAGGCGGGCCCGGAGGAATCCGGCGCCCGCCTCTCGCGTTTCTCGGGTAGACGGTCCTCACATTGGCCTGAAGGCGATCCTGGGGCCCAGGATCGCTACCATGGGGTCTCCGGAGCCTGACCGGGGGACCCGGATCGCGCACGAGGAGCCCTCTTGCCAGACGAGGCCCAGCACCTGACCGCCGCCAAGCCCGAGTCCGCCTCGGCAGCCGCGGCCAAGCCCGCGCCGAACGCGCCCCACGCGAAGAACGACACCCGCGGGCCGGTCGAGCACGCCCAGTCGGCGCCGGTCGACAAGCCCGCCGAGCAGGCGCGCCCCAAGCCCGCCCCGCCCGTGCGCCAGGCCGCCGGCCAGCCCGCCCGGACCGGCTCCTCCAACCGCGTCCGCGCCCGCCTGGCCCGTCTAGGCGTCCAGCGCGCGAACCCGTACAACCCGGTGCTGGAGCCGTTGCTGCGGATAGTCCGCAGCAACGACCCGAAGATCGAGACGTCCACGCTCCGCCAGATCGAGCGCGCCTACCAGGTCGCCGAGCGCTGGCACCGCGGCCAGAAGCGCAAGAGCGGCGACCCGTACATCACGCACCCCCTCGCGGTGACGACCATCCTCGCCGAGCTGGGCATGGATCCGGCCACCCTCATGGCCGGCCTGCTGCATGACACGGTCGAGGACACCGAGTACGGCCTGGACGACCTGCGCCGCGACTTCGGCGACGTCGTCACCCTGCTCGTCGACGGTGTCACCAAGCTGGACAAGGTCAAGTTCGGCGAGGCCGCGCAGGCCGAGACCGTGCGCAAGATGGTCGTCGCCATGGCCAAGGACCCGCGCGTCCTGGTCATCAAGCTCGCCGACCGCCTGCACAACATGCGCACCATGCGCTACCTCAAGCGCGAGAAGCAGGAGAAGAAGGCGCGCGAGACCCTGGAGATCTACGCGCCGCTCGCCCACCGCCTGGGCATGAACACCATCAAGTGGGAGCTGGAGGACCTCGCGTTCGCGATCCTCTACCCCAAGATGTACGACGAGATAGTACGTCTGGTCGCCGAGCGCGCTCCGAAGCGCGACGAGTACCTCGCCATCGTCACCGACGAGGTCCAGCAGGACCTGCGGGCGGCCCGCATCAAGGCGACCGTCACCGGCCGCCCGAAGCACTACTACAGCGTCTACCAGAAGATGATCGTCCGCGGCCGTGACTTCGCGGAGATCTACGACCTGGTGGGCATCCGCGTCCTCGTGGACACCGTCCGTGACTGCTACGCGGCCCTCGGCACGGTGCACGCGCGGTGGAACCCGGTCCCCGGCCGGTTCAAGGACTACATCGCGATGCCCAAGTTCAACATGTACCAGTCGCTGCACACGACGGTCATCGGCCCCGGCGGCAAACCGGTCGAGCTCCAGATCCGCACGTTCGACATGCACCGCCGCGCCGAGTACGGCATCGCCGCGCACTGGAAGTACAAGCAGGAAGCCGTCGCCGGCGCCTCCAAGGTGCGCACGGACGCGCCCAAGTCCTCCGGCAAGGACAAGGACGCCATCAACGACATGGCGTGGCTGCGGCAGCTGCTCGACTGGCAGAAGGAGACCGAGGACCCCGGCGAGTTCCTGGAGTCGCTGCGCTTCGACCTCTCCCGCAACGAGGTCTTCGTCTTCACTCCCAAGGGCGACGTCATAGCGCTCCCGGCGGGTGCCACACCGGTGGACTTCGCCTACGCGGTCCACACCGAGGTCGGCCACCGCACCATAGGAGCCCGGGTCAACGGCCGGCTGGTCCCGCTGGAGTCCACCCTCGACAACGGCGACCTGGTCGAGGTCTTCACCTCCAAGGCGTCCGGCGCCGGCCCGTCGCGCGACTGGCTCGGCTTCGTCAAGTCACCGCGCGCCCGCAACAAGATCCGGGCCTGGTTCTCCAAGGAGCGCCGTGACGAGGCGATCGAGCAGGGCAAGGACGCCATCGTCCGCGCCATGCGCAAGCAGAACCTGCCGATCCAGCGCATCCTGACCGGCGACTCCCTGGTGACCCTCGCGCACGAGATGCGCTACGCGGACATCTCCGCGCTGTACGCGGCGATCGGCGAGGGCCATGTCTCCGCGCAGAACATCGTGCAGAAACTCGTCCAGGCCCTCGGCGGCGAGGAGGCCGCCACCGAGGAGATCGACGAGTCGGTCCCGCCGGCCCGCGGACGCAGCCGCAAGCGCCGCTCCAGCGCCGACCCGGGCGTCGTGGTGAAGGGCGTCGAGGACGTGTGGGTCAAACTGGCCCGCTGCTGTACGCCCGTCCCCGGCGACCCCATCATGGGCTTCGTCACGCGGGGCAGCGGCGTATCGGTTCACCGCACCGACTGCGTCAACGTCGACTCGCTGTCCCGTGAGCCCGAGCGGATTCTCGAGGTCGAGTGGGCGCCCACCCAGTCCTCGGTCTTCCTGGTCGCCATCCAGGTCGAGGCCCTGGACCGTTCCCGGCTCCTCTCGGACGTCACTCGCGTCCTGTCCGACCAGCACGTCAACATCCTCTCCGCGGCCGTCCAGACCTCCCGCGACCGTGTCGCCACCTCCCGCTTCACCTTCGAGATGGGCGACCCGAAGCACCTCGGCCATGTGCTGAAGGCGGTCCGGGGCGTGGAGGGCGTCTACGACGTGTACCGGGTGACGTCGGCGCGCAGCAGGTCGTAACGCTGCGCAGCGACCACACGAAAGGGGGCCCCGTACGGCATGTACGGGGCCCCCTTTCGACCGGCTGATCAGCCTCCGAACTCCTGGAGACCCTTCAGCGCCTGGTCCAGCAGCGCCTGCCGGCCCTCGAGCTCACGCTCGAGCTTGTCGGCCTTGGCGTTGTTGCCCTGCGCCCGGGCCTGCTCGATCTGGCCCCTCAGCTTGTCCACGGCGGCCTGGAGCTGGCCGGTCAGACCCTCGGCACGCGCGCGTGCCTCCGGGTTCGTCCGGCGCCACTCGGTCTCCTCCGCCTCCTGGAGGGCCCGCTCGACGGCGTGCATACGGCCCTCGACCTTGGGCCGGGCGTCGCGCGGCACATGACCGATGGCCTCCCACCGCTCGTTGATCGAACGGAACGCGGCCCGGGATGCCTTCAGGTCCGTGATCGGCAGGAGCTTCTCGGCTTCCTCGGCCAGCTCCTCCTTGAGCTTCAGGTTCTCCGCCTGCTCGGCGTCCCGCTCGGCGAAGACCGAGCTGCGCGCGGCGAAGAAGACGTCCTGGGCACCGCGGAAGCGGTTCCACAGGTCGTCCTCGTGCTCGCGCTGGGCCCGGCCGGCGGCCTTCCACTCGGCCATCAGCTCGCGGTACCGCGCTGCCGTCGCACCCCAGTCCGTCGAGTTCGACAGCGCCTCGGCCTCGGAGACCAGCCGCTCCTTGGTCCGCCGCGCCTCCTCGCGCTGGGCGTCCAGCTGCGCGAAGTGCTGCTTGCGCCGCTTGGAGAACGCCGACCGCGCGTGCGAGAAGCGGTGCCACAGCTCGTCGTCGGACTTGCGGTCCAGCCTCGGCAGACCCTTCCAGGTGTCCACCAGGGCCCGCAGCCGCTCACCGGCCGCCCGCCACTGGTCGGACTGCGCCAGCTCCTCCGCCTCGGCGACCAGAGCCTCCTTGGCCTTGCGCGCCTCGTCGGACTGCTTCGCCCGCTGCGCCTTGCGCTCCTCGCGGCGCGCCTCCACCAGCTCGGTGAGCTTGTCCAGCCGGACCCGCAGGGCGTCCAGGTCGCCCACCGCGTGGTGCGCGTCGACCTGCTCCCGGATGTGGTCGATGGCCGCCTGGGCGTCCTTCGCCGACAGGTCGGTGGTCTTCACTCGCTTCTCGAGGAGGCCGATCTCGACAACCAGGCCCTCGTACTTGCGCTCGAAATAGGCCAGCGCCTCATCGGGGGAGCCTGCCTGCCACGAACCGACGACCTGCTCGCCGTCGGCCGTACGCACGTACACGGTCCCCGTCTCGTCGACGCGGCCCCACGGGTCGCTGCTCACAGCGCCTCCTCCACATGATGCCTGCGAGGGGCCTGAAGCTCCCCCGGGCATCGTCCACAGTTTCGTCACGGCCAACATAGGCGACCGGCGGGGGGCCTGTCCGCATCCCGCGCGACCGAAATTACGCAGTTGAGGGTCAGGATTTGGTGACCGTGGCCTTGTTGATCACGACCGTCGCGTTGGGCGCCGTGTTGCCCGTCTGAGGGTCGGGAGCCTGCGCTCCGGCGGCGGCGATTTTCTTGAGGACCTTCATGCCCGCCTCGGACACCGTCCCGAACGGTGTGTAGTCGGGCGGCAGCTGACTGTCCTGGTAGACGAGGAAGAACTGGCTGCCACCGCTGTTGCGGCCCTGCTTCGTCTGGGCGTTGTACTGGTTCGCCATCGCGACCGTGCCCGCCGGGTACACCCCGCCCTTGAGGCTCTTGTCCTTCAGGTTCTCGTCCGGGATCGTGTAGCCGGGGCCGCCCATGCCGGTGCCCTGCGGGTCGCCGCACTGCAGGACGTAGATGCCCTGATTGGTGAGCCGGTGGCACTTGCTGTGGTCGAAGTAGCCCTTGCCGGCGAGGAAGTTGAACGAGTTGACGGTGTGCGGCGCCGCCGACGCCTTCAGCGCGATGTCTATCTCGCCGCAGGTCGTGTCCAGCTTCATCGTGTACTTCGCCGACTCGTCGATCGACATCGCCGGTTCCTTCTTCCAGGTCTCCGACTTGACCTTGCCCGCGGCGGGCTTCTCGCACGGGTCCGGGGCCTTGCTGGGCGAGGCGCTCGGAGTGACCTCCGCGTTCGCGTTCTCCTTCTTGCCGTCGTCCTCGAACGGCTTGGTCAGGAAGACCGATACGGAGAGCACCACGACCACGCCGAGAACCGAGGCGATCACGGAGTTGCGGATACGGGCCCTGCGTCGCGCATCTGTGCGCCGTTGTTGCTGCCGCAAGTACTTCTCACGGGCGAGCTGACGCCGCCGCTGTTCCTGGCTGACCACCGGGTTCTCTCCTCATGCGTCTGATACGTCGACCGGTACGCGTGGGGCCTGTGCGCCGACCGCCTGCGTGTGCCCCGTACCGTATATGGGTTCGCTGAGGAATCGGCAGCGCCGGTAGGCTCTGACAGCAGCCGCAGCCGCCCGTATCGACACAACGAAGGACGATCGTGCTCATTGCCGGGTTCCCCGCCGGGGCCTGGGGGACGAACTGCTACCTCGTCGCCCCCGCCGCCGGTGAGGAGTGCGTGATCATCGACCCCGGCCATCAGGCCGCCGACGGCGTCGAGAAAGCGATCAGGAAGCATCGGCTCAAGCCCGTCGCCGTCGTCCTCACGCACGGCCACATCGACCACGTGGCCTCGGTCGTCCCGGTCTGCGGCGCGCACGACGTGCCGGCCTGGATCCACCCCGACGACCGGTACATGATGAGCGACCCCGAGAAGGGAATCGGCCGTTCCATCGGGATGCCGCTCATGGGCGAGCTGACGGTGGGGGAGCCCGACGACGTCAAGGAGCTGGCCGACGGCGCCAAGCTCGAGCTGGCGGGCCTGGAGCTGTCCGTCGCGCACGCGCCCGGCCATACCAAGGGGTCGGTGACCTTCGGCATGCCCGAGGCGGCGGACATCCCGCCGATCCTGTTCTCGGGCGACCTGCTGTTCGCCGGCTCCATCGGACGCACCGACCTGCCCGGCGGTGACATGGCCGAGATGCTCGACTCGCTGGCCCGCGTGTGCCTGCCGCTCGACGACTCGACCGTGGTGCTGTCCGGCCACGGCCCCCAGACGACCATCGGCCAGGAGCGCGCCACCAACCCGTATCTGCGGCAGGTGGCGGCAGACCGCCAAGGAAGCGGCGCTTTCGAGGCTCCCCGACGAGGAATGTGACGAGACCTTCCGTGAGCACCTTCAAGGCCCCCAAGGGCACGTACGACCTGATTCCGCCGGACAGCGCCACGTACCTCGCTGTCCGTGAGGCGATCGCCGCGCCGCTGCGCAACTCCGGCTACGGCTACATCGAGACGCCCGGGTTCGAGAACGTCGAACTCTTCGCGCGCGGAGTCGGCGAATCGACGGACATCGTGACGAAGGAGATGTACGCCTTCGAGACGAAGGGCGGCGACAGGCTGGCCCTGCGCCCCGAAGGCACGGCCTCCGTCCTGCGCGCCGCGCTGGAGGCCAACCTGCACAAGGCGGGCAACCTCCCGGTCAAGCTCTGGTACTCCGGCTCGTACTACCGCTACGAGCGCCCCCAGAAGGGCCGCTACCGCCACTTCTCCCAGG from Streptomyces chartreusis NRRL 3882 harbors:
- the ruvB gene encoding Holliday junction branch migration DNA helicase RuvB, translating into MNWDDTTDADAAERLVDSVADREDQAVEAALRPKDLGEFIGQEKVREQLDLVLRAARARGATADHVLLSGAPGLGKTTLSMIIAAEMGAPIRITSGPAIQHAGDLAAILSSLQEGEVLFLDEIHRMSRPAEEMLYMAMEDFRVDVIVGKGPGATAIPLELPPFTLVGATTRAGLLPPPLRDRFGFTAHMEFYEPAELERVIHRSADLLEVEIEPDGAAEIAGRSRGTPRIANRLLRRVRDYAQVKADGLITKDIAAAALAVYEVDGRGLDRLDRGVLEALLKLFGGGPVGLSTLAVAVGEERETVEEVAEPFLVREGLLARTPRGRVATPAAWAHLGLTPPRSQTAGNGQQDLFGA
- the secD gene encoding protein translocase subunit SecD, whose protein sequence is MATPKKGRSASAQSKPGRSLALILIAIAALTGGMFASGHTTPRLGIDLAGGTSITLEAVPEAGNEAAINKTNMDTAVSIMERRVNGLGVSEAEVQTQGRDNIIVNIPKGTNSEQARKQVGTTAKLYFRPVIATEVSGGPGAASPSPSPTGSPSDRPSGKATDKPEATDKGSASPSASPTTQGRAVTDALKADATPSASVSDKAKASPSPSASGGGAADDASKLQEQYAKLDCTNAQTRSKVGDGVKASQPTLACGKNSQGQWQKYILGPAEVDGTDVDKAQAVLNTQSGAGWTVTMDFTDAGGKKFADITGKLAKNQSPQNQFAIVLDGDVVSDPYVRQALTGGNAEISGNFNQQSAQDLANMLSYGALPLTFREDSVSTVTAALGGDQLKAGLIAGAIGLALVVIYLLLYYRGLAFIAILSLLVSAALTYTIMALLGPTINFALNLPAVCGAIVAIGITADSFIVYFERVRDEIREGRTLRPAVERAWPRARRTILVSDFVSFLAAAVLFIVTVGKVQGFAFTLGLTTLLDVVVVFLFTKPLLTLMARRPFFANGHKWSGLDPKSLGAKPPLRRTRRPAAPVDTKEA
- a CDS encoding adenine phosphoribosyltransferase, yielding MTDIRELLLSRIRDVADYPEPGVMFKDITPLLADPAAFTALTDALAEIAERTGATKVVGLEARGFILGAPVAVRAGIGFIPVRKAGKLPGATLGQAYDLEYGSAEIEVHAEDLSADDRVLVVDDVLATGGTAEASVQLIRRAGAEVAGLAVLMELGFLSGRARLEPALNGAPLEALLTV
- the yajC gene encoding preprotein translocase subunit YajC, with protein sequence MSLLTLLPFIVLIGAMFLMTRSAKKKQQQAVEMRNQMQPGSGVRTIGGMYATVKEVNEDTVLVDAGPGVELLFAKNAIGAVLTDDEYNRIVHGIEHDLKSDADLVPDDASSLTETGDSAADADADDKAVDLGKKDAADEQPDDAPAGEAKTDEEPKKTDGDSEAK
- the ruvA gene encoding Holliday junction branch migration protein RuvA, coding for MIAFVSGTVAALAPDAAVVEVGGVGMAVQCTPNTLSTLRTGQPAKLHTSLVVREDSLTLYGFADDDERQTFELLQTASGVGPRLAQSMLAVHTPDALRRAVATGDEKALTAVPGIGKKGAQKLLLELKDRLGEPVGTPAVGTPAGDGWRDQLHAALIGLGYATREADEAVAAVAPQAEAAGGTPQVGQLLKAALQTLNRAR
- the ruvC gene encoding crossover junction endodeoxyribonuclease RuvC, with protein sequence MRVLGVDPGLTRCGVGVVEGVAGRPLTMVGVGVVRTPVDADLGHRLVAIEQGIEQWLDEHRPECVAVERVFSQHNVRTVMGTAQASAVAMLCAARRGIPVALHTPSEVKAAVTGSGRADKAQVGAMVTRLLRLSAPPKPADAADALALAICHIWRAPAQNRLQQAVALHTSKGRTA
- the secF gene encoding protein translocase subunit SecF, whose amino-acid sequence is MSKLGTLGARLHRGEVGYDFVKNRKIWYGLSILITITAIVGLAVRGLNMGIEFQGGAVFNTPKNTSASVSQAERYAEEASGHDAIVQKLGDGSLRIQVAGIDTGAADKIKDKLSDDLKIDAEQINAELVGPSWGDQIASKAWQGLGIFLVLVVIYLAIAFEWRMALAAFVALIHDITITVGIYALVGFEVTPGTVIGLLTILGYSLYDTVVVFDSLKEQTKDITKQTRWTYSDVANRSINSTLVRSINTTVVALLPVAGLLFIGGGVLGAGMLNDISLSLFVGLAAGAYSSIFIATPLVADLKEREPQLKALRKRVLAKRAQSGVQGETEAHGADESYDGEPEDAAPAVVGPRNQPASRSRGRGRPSGKRR